From the genome of Myripristis murdjan chromosome 22, fMyrMur1.1, whole genome shotgun sequence, one region includes:
- the pth2 gene encoding LOW QUALITY PROTEIN: tuberoinfundibular peptide of 39 residues (The sequence of the model RefSeq protein was modified relative to this genomic sequence to represent the inferred CDS: substituted 1 base at 1 genomic stop codon) yields the protein MSGLPVFHRAPFLLLCILGVTLMTSGFPQPRLPFRGPSSSVEPKQDGWNILFPSISLRDWSIQMMSEPSLGPAANNKARLMREAWLSVPEEAETRXLLFVCSSLETVWPAEWFHGTRMVKRNMVVADDAAFREKSKLLTAMERQKWLNSYMQKLLVVNS from the exons ATGTCAGGGCTGCCTGTTTTTCATCGTGCTCCTTTCCTGCTGCTGTGCATTCTGGGTGTGACTCTAATGACGTCTGGCTTCCCTCAACCTCGACTGCCATTCAG AGGTCCTAGCAGCTCAGTCGAGCCAAAACAGGATGGCTGGAACATTCTCTtcccatccatctctctccgtGATTGGAGCATCCAAATGATGTCAGAGCCCAGCCTTGGACCAGCAGCCAATAATAAAGCAAGACTGATGAGGGAGGCATGGCTTTCAGTGCCAGAGGAGGCTGAGACAAGGTAACTGC tgtttgtgtgttccagCTTGGAGACAGTGTGGCCAGCTGAATGGTTTCATGGAACACGCATGGTGAAGAGGAACATGGTGGTGGCTGATGATGCCGCCTTCAGAGAGAAGAGTAAACTCCTCACTGCCATGGAGAGACAGAAGT